From Pseudonocardia autotrophica, one genomic window encodes:
- a CDS encoding DUF4333 domain-containing protein — translation MSNPQGPDRHTAHDADATEQTGEIPAWGTPPPGGWGADPESTGAWSPERDGSDTGAAPADTGAWAQQESGAAGWGAQQDPAATGWGAQQDGAAEGWGTQQNPATGDWPAQPDNGAGGWGAQQDPAAGGWGAQQDPAAAGWGTQQDGAAGGWGGAQPVGTAGAPPQQEGALWGDEAPSQDDTWAVPTGRRRRRRAADEPADAVPASSPASAWAGDTTTAQPADGGWGADQPWAPPEQVKKPSGARTWILIGGAVLLVAVLALSAFVWPAWAITRHLDQTALQAGVNQVLTEDYGLEVGAVQCPDDVVVSAGTAFSCQAVVDGEQVEVPGLVTSDEGDYQINRV, via the coding sequence ATGAGCAACCCGCAGGGACCGGACCGGCATACCGCGCACGACGCGGATGCCACCGAGCAGACGGGGGAGATCCCGGCGTGGGGTACCCCTCCGCCGGGCGGGTGGGGTGCCGACCCGGAGTCGACCGGGGCATGGTCCCCCGAGCGGGACGGTTCCGACACCGGTGCCGCGCCGGCCGACACCGGCGCGTGGGCGCAGCAGGAATCGGGCGCCGCCGGCTGGGGCGCACAGCAGGATCCGGCCGCGACCGGCTGGGGTGCGCAGCAGGACGGTGCCGCTGAGGGCTGGGGCACGCAGCAGAACCCCGCCACCGGCGACTGGCCCGCACAGCCGGACAACGGTGCCGGAGGCTGGGGTGCGCAACAGGATCCCGCCGCCGGAGGCTGGGGCGCACAGCAGGATCCCGCCGCGGCGGGCTGGGGCACGCAGCAGGACGGTGCCGCCGGTGGCTGGGGCGGCGCACAGCCGGTCGGCACGGCCGGGGCACCCCCGCAGCAGGAGGGCGCGCTCTGGGGCGACGAGGCGCCGTCGCAGGACGACACCTGGGCGGTGCCGACCGGGCGCCGCCGCAGGCGCCGGGCGGCCGACGAGCCGGCCGACGCGGTACCCGCGTCGTCCCCGGCGTCGGCCTGGGCCGGGGACACCACCACCGCGCAGCCCGCCGACGGCGGCTGGGGCGCCGACCAGCCGTGGGCGCCGCCGGAGCAGGTGAAGAAGCCCTCCGGTGCCCGCACCTGGATCCTGATCGGGGGTGCCGTGCTGCTGGTCGCCGTGCTGGCGCTGTCCGCGTTCGTCTGGCCGGCCTGGGCGATCACCCGGCATCTCGACCAGACCGCGCTGCAGGCCGGGGTGAACCAGGTCCTCACCGAGGACTACGGGCTCGAGGTCGGCGCCGTGCAGTGCCCGGACGACGTCGTCGTGTCGGCCGGGACGGCGTTCTCCTGCCAGGCGGTGGTGGACGGCGAGCAGGTCGAGGTCCCGGGCCTGGTCACCTCCGACGAGGGCGACTACCAGATCAACCGGGTGTGA
- a CDS encoding GNAT family N-acetyltransferase: MSAEHHVQVLTDPADRRAAYDVFVRTLHRGPVQEADWESHGQSPDEHWLGVRGADGEMVGSAFSFPTRLTLPGGGRVPAAAVSAVGVRADHTRAGRLTALMHAQLTAARERGDAATVLRASEAAIYGRFGYGIASRGDHVQIAARPQWRRGAPEPGRVRMLGAAEAMKLLPELQERLAATRPGALTRNARWWRRGIDPGGKSAGDYRGIALHTGPDGDDGFAVWGIREGERFGRDEIVVHDLWAASPSATAGLWRFLTGIDLVSGVTAWSRPRDEDLDLMLDDPRLHRITGRGDDLWLRIVDVPAAFGARAWGAGEPVVLRLHDPLFDDAGTWRLGPEGAAPAGDAMPDLECGLESLAPAFLGDRAPSALVAAGRWSEHTAGAAARADALFAVPGAAPWCGTFF; encoded by the coding sequence GTGAGCGCAGAGCACCACGTCCAGGTCCTGACCGATCCCGCAGACCGGCGGGCCGCCTACGACGTCTTCGTCCGGACCCTGCACCGCGGCCCCGTCCAGGAGGCCGACTGGGAGTCGCACGGCCAGTCCCCGGACGAGCACTGGCTGGGTGTGCGCGGTGCCGACGGCGAGATGGTCGGCAGTGCGTTCTCCTTCCCGACCCGGCTGACCCTTCCCGGCGGCGGCCGGGTGCCCGCGGCTGCGGTGAGCGCGGTGGGGGTGCGCGCCGACCACACCCGGGCCGGCCGGCTGACGGCTCTGATGCACGCCCAGCTGACCGCGGCCCGGGAGCGCGGCGACGCCGCGACCGTGCTGCGGGCCAGTGAGGCCGCGATCTACGGCCGGTTCGGCTACGGGATCGCCTCCCGCGGTGACCACGTGCAGATCGCCGCCCGCCCGCAGTGGCGCCGAGGAGCACCCGAGCCCGGCCGGGTCCGGATGCTCGGTGCGGCGGAGGCCATGAAGCTGCTGCCCGAGCTGCAGGAGCGGCTGGCCGCGACGCGGCCCGGCGCGCTCACCCGCAACGCGCGGTGGTGGCGACGGGGCATCGACCCGGGCGGCAAGTCGGCCGGTGACTACCGGGGCATCGCGCTGCACACCGGACCGGACGGCGACGACGGGTTCGCCGTCTGGGGCATCCGGGAGGGCGAGCGGTTCGGCCGCGACGAGATCGTCGTGCACGACCTGTGGGCGGCGTCGCCGTCGGCCACCGCGGGCCTGTGGCGGTTCCTCACCGGGATCGACTTGGTGTCCGGGGTGACCGCCTGGTCCCGCCCCCGCGACGAGGACCTCGACCTGATGCTCGACGACCCGCGACTGCACCGGATCACCGGCCGCGGCGACGACCTGTGGCTGCGGATCGTCGACGTCCCGGCCGCGTTCGGTGCTCGTGCCTGGGGCGCCGGTGAGCCGGTGGTGCTCCGGCTGCACGATCCGCTGTTCGACGACGCGGGCACCTGGCGGCTCGGCCCGGAGGGCGCCGCCCCCGCCGGTGACGCGATGCCGGACCTGGAGTGCGGCCTGGAGTCGCTCGCACCGGCGTTCCTGGGGGACCGGGCGCCGTCGGCGCTGGTCGCGGCCGGCCGCTGGAGCGAGCACACCGCCGGTGCGGCCGCCCGGGCGGACGCGCTGTTCGCGGTGCCCGGCGCGGCGCCGTGGTGCGGCACGTTCTTCTGA
- a CDS encoding PucR family transcriptional regulator, with the protein MPVEPDEPPIPVREVLGWAPGLRLVGADVGLDRPVRWAQATDLLDPSPYLRGSELVLVTGLSMVDDAAARAFVTALAPTRPAAIGYAIGVVHARAPVVLVREANRRGIPVFEIPTDVPFIHFTEQLSRERMDHQQRRQHGHLVELVRLGRAGTEVLLQRAPGLDGDHHALQVTVHARGPSPGPPVSPSGRMLVADLGDRIVVVHRVGESLPAGTGPAVGTSGPGRPADLPRLLGQAVAAFDLARSRGRPATAADLASLDSLARCLPAAYLQPFHEHLWEPLARHDRVHGTELLATIRTLVACAGSVRECGRRMYLHPNSVRKRISRIQAVTGRDPADPADLAALTVALTYAEGPAPPPA; encoded by the coding sequence ATGCCCGTCGAACCCGATGAACCGCCCATTCCGGTGCGGGAGGTGCTGGGCTGGGCACCGGGGCTGCGGCTGGTCGGTGCGGACGTCGGGCTGGACCGCCCCGTGCGCTGGGCTCAGGCGACCGACCTGCTCGACCCGTCGCCCTATCTGCGCGGTTCGGAGCTGGTCCTGGTGACAGGGCTGTCCATGGTCGACGATGCCGCGGCCCGGGCGTTCGTGACGGCGCTGGCGCCGACCCGGCCGGCGGCGATCGGGTACGCGATCGGCGTGGTGCACGCGCGGGCACCGGTGGTGCTGGTGCGGGAGGCGAACCGGCGCGGGATCCCGGTGTTCGAGATCCCGACCGACGTGCCGTTCATCCACTTCACCGAGCAGCTGTCCCGCGAGCGGATGGACCACCAGCAGCGTCGGCAGCACGGGCACCTGGTCGAACTGGTGCGCCTCGGCCGGGCCGGTACCGAGGTGCTCCTGCAGCGCGCTCCGGGGCTGGACGGCGACCACCATGCGCTACAGGTGACCGTGCACGCCCGCGGGCCGTCGCCGGGGCCACCGGTGTCACCGTCGGGCCGGATGCTGGTCGCCGATCTCGGTGACCGGATCGTCGTGGTGCACCGGGTCGGGGAGAGCCTGCCGGCCGGAACCGGCCCGGCCGTGGGGACGAGCGGGCCGGGGCGGCCCGCCGACCTGCCGCGGCTGCTCGGGCAGGCCGTCGCGGCTTTCGATCTCGCCCGGTCCCGGGGCCGCCCGGCGACGGCGGCGGACCTGGCATCGCTGGACTCGCTCGCCCGCTGCCTCCCGGCGGCCTACCTGCAGCCCTTCCACGAGCACCTGTGGGAACCGCTGGCCCGGCACGACCGGGTACACGGCACCGAGCTGCTCGCGACGATCCGCACGCTCGTCGCCTGCGCCGGGTCGGTCCGGGAGTGCGGACGGCGGATGTATCTGCACCCGAACTCGGTCCGGAAGCGGATCAGCCGGATCCAGGCGGTGACCGGGCGGGACCCGGCCGATCCGGCCGATCTCGCGGCGTTGACGGTGGCGCTCACCTACGCCGAGGGCCCGGCGCCACCACCGGCCTGA
- a CDS encoding cytosine permease has product MVSPPSSTAPQRPAVLDRDRPLERIPVAERKGVASVAVVIAGFGFFTPTMITGGAVASEFSFATFAVLALTAAAVLALYIAALGIAAGRTGLTTVLLSRLVLGRIGGKWASILLGGTQIGWYGITIAVLGDLLGTALGVPTWPVVLLGGIAMAVTAYYGFRGIELLSWISVPLMTALCVWIAVGAVGNAGGWSGLLAQDGAGTLSVGAALTLLIGTFVSGGTQIGNWTRFAAGGRLAFGVTAVTIMVVQSAMLLFGGIGATGFGEPDFSGILIMTGSIGLAVFLIISNLWTTNDNAAYAFGVAGAELTGRPDKRPFIVGGVALAIVLALTGVTDGLTTFLVVLGVLIPPLGGAIIGTFVGPWRRRDPGTDLDAVGPVRLPGLIAYLGGTAAAVAGAWFDLGIPAVQGIVVAALLAALLPAATGARAVQL; this is encoded by the coding sequence GTGGTCTCTCCGCCGTCCTCCACCGCGCCGCAGCGCCCGGCCGTGCTCGACCGGGACCGTCCGCTGGAGCGGATACCGGTCGCCGAACGCAAGGGGGTCGCCTCGGTCGCGGTCGTGATCGCCGGGTTCGGCTTCTTCACCCCGACGATGATCACCGGCGGTGCGGTCGCGTCGGAGTTCTCCTTCGCGACGTTCGCGGTGCTCGCCCTGACCGCCGCCGCCGTGCTCGCGCTCTACATCGCCGCACTGGGGATCGCCGCGGGCCGCACCGGGCTGACGACCGTCCTGCTCTCCCGGCTGGTGCTGGGGCGGATCGGCGGGAAGTGGGCGTCGATCCTGCTCGGTGGCACCCAGATCGGCTGGTACGGCATCACCATCGCGGTGCTCGGCGACCTGCTCGGTACGGCGCTGGGGGTCCCGACCTGGCCGGTGGTGCTGCTCGGCGGGATCGCGATGGCGGTCACCGCCTACTACGGCTTCCGCGGCATCGAGCTCCTGTCCTGGATCTCGGTACCGCTGATGACGGCGCTCTGCGTCTGGATCGCGGTGGGCGCGGTCGGCAACGCCGGCGGCTGGTCGGGACTGCTGGCCCAGGACGGAGCGGGAACGCTCAGCGTCGGCGCCGCCCTCACCCTGCTGATCGGCACCTTCGTCAGCGGTGGCACCCAGATCGGCAACTGGACCCGGTTCGCCGCGGGCGGCCGGCTCGCGTTCGGTGTCACCGCGGTGACGATCATGGTCGTGCAGTCGGCGATGCTGCTCTTCGGCGGTATCGGCGCCACCGGGTTCGGCGAGCCGGACTTCTCCGGCATCCTGATCATGACCGGCTCGATCGGCCTGGCCGTCTTCCTGATCATCTCGAACCTCTGGACGACGAACGACAACGCCGCCTACGCCTTCGGGGTCGCCGGCGCCGAGCTGACCGGGCGCCCGGACAAGCGCCCCTTCATCGTGGGCGGGGTCGCGCTGGCGATCGTGCTGGCGCTCACCGGCGTCACCGACGGCCTCACGACCTTCCTGGTGGTGCTCGGTGTGCTGATCCCGCCGCTGGGCGGGGCGATCATCGGCACCTTCGTCGGGCCGTGGCGGCGCCGGGACCCCGGCACCGATCTGGACGCCGTCGGTCCGGTGCGCCTGCCGGGCCTGATCGCCTACCTGGGCGGCACCGCGGCCGCGGTCGCCGGGGCGTGGTTCGACCTCGGCATCCCCGCGGTGCAGGGGATCGTGGTGGCGGCACTGCTCGCCGCGCTGCTCCCCGCCGCCACCGGCGCTCGGGCGGTGCAGCTCTGA
- a CDS encoding amidohydrolase family protein has protein sequence MALVIRDAEVLTMDAVTGATPVRRSIRIDGDTITEVGTRVRTDDTDTVLDGRDRLVCPGFVNAHTHSWEYLAKGRYDNLPLELWMLYSYPILGARPLSPDLIRLRSLLFAAESLKSGVTTLVDDVLETPAQDLDQLDAVVGAYDRIGIRADVSGHVINRPFVDTVPYAADRLPPAVVSTVRSRPVPTAQEYLDFSAEALRRYRDRAGGRVRYMLAPSGPQRCTDDLITGAAELAPAHDVSCHIHVLETKVQAVTGREFHGSTLVEHLRRIGALTPNTTLAHGIWVTDADIDLLAEHGSGVAHNPVSNLKLGSGIAPWRRYHRAGVTLGLGTDGCSSSDTPRMHDVLKAAALLHKVTGPDHHDWPRADEVLRAATAGGARTAHRHHEIGTIAPGMQADLLLYDLDTLAFTPRNRAELQLVHSENGSSLRRVLVAGRTVVEDGRLTTVDEDALRAELAELMPGIRAEQDRLERENDVFADAFEWMHRTCAGEDVGVHRWSGPDPSLARSH, from the coding sequence ATGGCACTGGTCATCCGCGACGCCGAGGTCCTGACGATGGACGCCGTCACCGGTGCCACCCCGGTCCGGCGCAGCATCCGGATCGACGGCGACACGATCACCGAGGTCGGCACCCGGGTGCGGACCGACGACACCGACACCGTGCTCGACGGACGGGACCGGCTGGTCTGCCCCGGCTTCGTCAACGCCCACACCCACTCGTGGGAGTACCTGGCGAAGGGCCGCTACGACAATCTGCCGCTCGAGCTGTGGATGCTCTACAGCTACCCGATCCTGGGCGCCCGCCCGCTGTCGCCGGACCTGATCCGGCTGCGCAGCCTGCTGTTCGCGGCCGAGTCGCTGAAGTCCGGGGTGACGACGCTGGTCGACGACGTCCTGGAGACCCCGGCCCAGGATCTCGATCAGCTCGACGCGGTCGTCGGCGCCTACGACCGGATCGGCATCCGGGCCGACGTCTCCGGACACGTGATCAACCGGCCGTTCGTCGACACGGTCCCGTACGCGGCCGACCGGCTGCCACCGGCCGTCGTGTCCACGGTGCGGTCCCGGCCGGTGCCGACCGCGCAGGAGTACCTCGACTTCAGTGCGGAGGCGCTGCGGCGGTACCGGGACCGGGCCGGTGGGCGGGTCCGCTACATGCTCGCCCCGTCCGGCCCGCAGCGCTGCACCGACGACCTGATCACCGGCGCGGCCGAGCTCGCGCCGGCGCACGACGTGTCGTGCCACATCCACGTGCTGGAGACCAAGGTGCAGGCCGTCACCGGGCGCGAGTTCCACGGCAGCACCCTGGTCGAGCACCTGCGGCGGATCGGCGCGCTCACCCCGAACACCACGCTCGCGCACGGCATCTGGGTCACCGACGCCGACATCGACCTGCTCGCCGAGCACGGCTCCGGCGTGGCCCACAATCCGGTGTCGAACCTCAAGCTCGGCTCCGGCATCGCACCCTGGCGGCGCTACCACCGGGCCGGCGTGACGCTCGGGCTGGGCACCGACGGCTGCTCCAGCAGCGACACCCCGCGGATGCACGACGTGCTCAAGGCGGCCGCCCTGCTGCACAAGGTCACCGGGCCCGACCACCACGACTGGCCGCGGGCCGACGAGGTGCTGCGGGCCGCGACCGCCGGAGGCGCACGGACCGCCCACCGGCACCACGAGATCGGCACGATCGCCCCCGGGATGCAGGCGGACCTGCTCCTCTACGACCTGGACACGCTCGCCTTCACCCCGCGCAACCGGGCCGAGCTGCAGCTCGTCCACTCGGAGAACGGATCGTCGCTGCGCCGGGTGCTGGTCGCCGGACGCACCGTGGTGGAGGACGGCAGGCTGACCACCGTCGACGAGGACGCGCTGCGCGCCGAGCTCGCGGAGCTCATGCCGGGAATCCGGGCCGAGCAGGACCGCCTGGAACGGGAGAACGACGTCTTCGCCGACGCCTTCGAGTGGATGCACCGCACCTGCGCGGGGGAGGACGTCGGGGTGCACCGCTGGTCCGGCCCGGACCCGTCGCTCGCCCGGAGCCACTGA